A window of Juglans regia cultivar Chandler chromosome 7, Walnut 2.0, whole genome shotgun sequence contains these coding sequences:
- the LOC108991774 gene encoding probably inactive leucine-rich repeat receptor-like protein kinase IMK2 encodes MESGADWHCISDKKKEKWKIEERVPSLYLLGFLKELLCTQFFLLLPLLISLTKPASSQVWDGVIVTAADYQALQAFKHELDDPRGFLRSWNDSGYGACSGGWEGIKCAQGQVIVIQLPWRGLGGRISEKIGQLQALRKLSLHDNVIAGSIPSALGFIPNLRGVQLFKNRLSGSIPPSLGSCPLLQTLDLSNNLLTDIIPATLANSTKLYRLNLSFNSFSGSIPVSLTRSPSLNFLALQHNNLSGSIPDSWGGALKNNHFQLRSLELDHNFFSGSIPASFSALSELEEISLNNNRIGGAIPAEMGRLSRLRTLDLSNNALNGSFPSSFVNLSSLVLLNLESNNLDIQIPEALDRLHNLSVLNLRRNQFRGNIPSTLGNISTLIQLDLSQNNLSGEIPASLSELRNLKSFNVSYNNLSGTVPIPLSQKFNASSFVGNIHLCGFSGSNPCPSQVPSQGVPAPSPETSKPRGRKLSTKDIILIAAGTLLIVLLVLCCILLCCLIRKRTASKAKDGQTTGRAAVTEKGVPPVGGEVEASGEAGGKLVHFDGPMVFTADDLLCATAEIMGKSTYGTVYKATLEDGNQVAVKRLREKITKTQREFEAEVGVLGKIRHPNLLALRAFYLGPKGEKLLVFDYMPRGSLATFLHARGPDTPIDWPTRMKIAQGMTGGLFYLHTHENIIHGNLTSSNVLLDEHNNAKIADFGLSRLMTAAANSNVIATAGALGYRAPELSKLKKANTKTDVYSLGVIILELLTGKSPGEAMNGVDLPQWVASIVKEEWTNEVFDLELMRDASTIGDELLNTLKLALHCVDPSPSARPEVQQVLQQLEEIRPETAAAAAGSSDDEAGVPSTSD; translated from the exons ATGGAAAGTGGGGCAGATTGGCACTGCATTTCagataagaagaaagaaaagtggAAGATTGAAGAAAGAGTTCCTTCACTTTATTTGTTGGGGTTTTTGAAAGAACTTCTCTGCACCCAGTTTTTCTTGCTTCTTCCGCTTCTGATAAGTCTCACTAAGCCTGCCTCAAGCCAAGTTTGGGATGGTGTGATTGTGACGGCGGCTGACTATCAAGCACTTCAAGCGTTCAAACATGAGTTAGACGATCCGAGAGGGTTCTTGAGGAGCTGGAATGATAGTGGTTATGGAGCTTGTTCGGGAGGTTGGGAGGGAATTAAGTGTGCTCAAGGACAGGTCATTGTAATCCAGCTTCCATGGAGAGGATTGGGTGGCCGAATCTCTGAAAAGATCGGCCAACTTCAAGCGCTTCGAAAGCTTAGCCTCCATGACAATGTTATTGCAGGGTCAATCCCTTCGGCACTGGGCTTTATCCCAAATCTCAGAGGAGTTCAGCTATTCAAAAATCGGCTTTCAGGTTCAATCCCTCCTTCATTAGGCTCATGTCCTCTGCTTCAGACCCTTGATCTTAGTAACAATTTGCTCACTGATATAATCCCAGCTACTCTTGCAAACTCTACCAAGCTTTATAGGCTCAATCTTAGCTTCAATTCCTTTTCAGGTTCTATCCCCGTCAGCCTCACTCGCTCGCCTTCTCTCAATTTCCTTGCTCTCCAACACAATAATCTCTCTGGCTCTATCCCAGACTCCTGGGGTGGGGCACTAAAAAATAACCACTTTCAACTTAGGTCCTTGGAACTTGATCATAACTTCTTCTCTGGAAGCATTCCTGCTTCTTTTAGCGCGTTAAGTGAGCTTGAAGAGATATCTCTTAATAATAACCGGATCGGTGGAGCAATCCCAGCTGAAATGGGAAGGCTGTCTAGGCTAAGAACACTGGATTTATCTAATAATGCCCTCAATGGAAGCTTTCCTTCTAGCTTCGTTAATCTATCCTCTCTTGTTCTTTTGAATCTAGAGAGCAACAACCTTGACATCCAAATTCCAGAAGCTCTTGACAGATTGCATAATCTTTCTGTTCTAAACTTGAGGAGAAACCAATTCAGGGGTAACATTCCCTCAACTTTAGGCAACATTTCCACGCTTATACAACTTGATTTATCACAGAATAATCTTAGCGGAGAAATCCCAGCTTCCCTTTCGGAGCTACGAAATCTCAAGTCTTTCAACGTTTCCTACAATAATCTCTCCGGTACCGTGCCCATTcctctctctcaaaagtttaatgCAAGCTCTTTTGTGGGGAACATTCATCTATGTGGATTTAGTGGATCAAATCCATGTCCCTCTCAAGTGCCTTCTCAAGGTGTTCCGGCTCCATCTCCTGAGACATCAAAGCCCCGTGGCCGCAAACTAAGTACTAAAGACATCATTCTCATAGCAGCGGGAACCCTCCTCATAGTTCTGCTCGTTCTATGTTGCATACTGCTCTGTTGTTTGATAAGGAAAAGGACTGCATCAAAAGCAAAGGATGGTCAGACCACAGGAAGGGCTGCCGTGACCGAAAAAGGGGTCCCGCCTGTTGGGGGTGAAGTCGAAGCGAGCGGAGAGGCTGGAGGAAAACTAGTCCATTTTGACGGGCCAATGGTTTTTACAGCTGATGATCTTTTATGCGCAACTGCAGAGATAATGGGGAAGAGTACATATGGAACTGTCTATAAAGCTACATTGGAGGATGGGAACCAAGTTGCTGTGAAGAggttgagagagaaaataactaAAACCCAGAGGGAATTCGAGGCCGAGGTTGGTGTGCTGGGAAAAATCCGACACCCAAATCTTTTGGCTCTCAGGGCTTTTTACTTGGGACCCAAAGGAGAGAAGCTACTTGTTTTTGATTACATGCCTAGAGGGAGTCTCGCAACATTCCTTCATG CTCGCGGGCCCGACACACCCATTGATTGGCCAACAAGGATGAAAATAGCGCAGGGCATGACGGGCGGCCTGTTCTACCTTCACACCCACGAGAACATTATACACGGAAACCTTACATCCAGCAATGTCCTGCTTGATGAGCACAACAACGCTAAAATTGCAGACTTCGGCCTCTCTCGGCTTATGACAGCTGCTGCCAATTCTAATGTGATTGCTACTGCTGGAGCATTAGGCTATCGAGCACCCGAGCTTTCAAAGCTCAAGAAAGCCAACACGAAAACTGATGTATACAGTCTCGGGGTTATAATACTGGAACTCCTGACCGGAAAGTCTCCTGGCGAGGCAATGAATGGTGTGGATTTGCCTCAGTGGGTTGCCTCTATCGTGAAAGAGGAGTGGACAAATGAAGTATTTGATTTAGAGTTGATGAGGGATGCATCTACGATCGGCGATGAGTTGCTAAACACATTAAAATTGGCTTTGCATTGTGTTGATCCTTCACCGTCAGCTCGACCAGAGGTTCAGCAGGTTCTCCAGCAACTGGAAGAGATTAGACCAGAGACAGCTGCCGCTGCTGCTGGTTCTAGTGATGATGAAGCTGGAGTCCCTTCAACAAGTGATTAG
- the LOC108991827 gene encoding PRA1 family protein B1-like, producing MASAPTLPMSNPPQSSQPPISTPAFRAFVSRLFSSIRHGFSHRRPWSEMVDRSSMARPDSLTEAYSRIRKNLSYFRVNYLTLLALVLALSLLSHPFSLVVLLSLLAAWAFLYIFRQSDQPLIVLGRTFSDRETLLGLCLVTVIVIFLTSVGSLLISALMIGFSIICAHGAFMVPDDLFLDDQEPANSGFLSFLGSAAASAPAVAARV from the coding sequence ATGGCCTCGGCACCGACACTCCCTATGTCGAATCCCCCGCAATCATCCCAGCCCCCAATCTCCACGCCCGCCTTCCGAGCGTTCGTCTCGCGGCTCTTCTCCTCAATCCGCCACGGGTTCTCCCATCGCCGTCCGTGGTCCGAGATGGTAGACCGGAGCTCCATGGCCCGACCAGATTCCCTCACAGAGGCCTACTCCCGGATCCGCAAGAACCTCTCCTACTTCCGCGTCAACTACCTAACCCTCCTCGCTCTCGTCCTCGCCCTTTCCCTCCTCTCCCACCCTTTCTCCCTCGTCGTCCTCCTTTCCCTCCTCGCCGCCTGGGCTTTCCTCTACATCTTCCGGCAGTCCGACCAGCCTCTGATCGTTCTTGGACGTACCTTCTCCGACCGGGAGACCCTACTCGGCCTGTGTCTCGTGACCGTCATCGTGATCTTCCTCACCAGCGTCGGATCCCTTCTGATCTCCGCGCTGATGATCGGATTCTCCATCATTTGCGCACACGGTGCGTTTATGGTTCCCGACGATCTCTTCCTCGACGACCAGGAGCCTGCCAATTCCGGATTCCTCTCGTTCCTCGGCAGTGCCGCAGCCTCCGCTCCCGCAGTCGCCGCGCGAGTGTGA
- the LOC108991824 gene encoding uncharacterized protein LOC108991824 → MAASCGFPDIFCWVQNLPPISRKNSMSLCIFSSSPSQPSLNLFITKNNQSPNLSLAIIADFSPPISLWTSKPFKISSNSIKLVDEETMFDLLVNFIEDVLRYGSNKNSSFLDFLKLDSVSNFEDIFNFTFLTLLFLVCIYEAPADLRSECLNTLKNHLANCRSRQATKLLMKLLGSNLEEQWMRSINLAITSWNTELQATHHSLKAPSPLFSYAISTFGLWKVQLYCPVKAMDIENSSNPSADERLQFSLTFHQLEGVVQFNYKVVIQETWVDVMVNTDNIRCDVIRLVNETLMNERGVGASEKHFPSRISLQLTPIRQNKILSLSVSKSSENPAIEFGYERGIEAGFEPQNTYLGLKVSVGETTTMSLKPWKFEESVDGYSANLNWFLHDTMDGREVFSSKPSKLALLNPKAWFRDRYSSSYRPFNRQGGVIFAGDEYGNRVCWKVDKSAVGRSMEWELRGWIWLTYWPNKYKTFYYETRRLEFREILDLPIA, encoded by the exons ATGGCTGCTTCTTGTGGCTTTCCTGATATATTTTGCTGGGTTCAGAACCTTCCGCCAATCTCTAGAAAAAACTCTATGTCTCTATGCATATTTTCTTCAAGTCCATCCCAACCTTCTCTCAATCTCTTCATAACCAAAAATAACCAATCTCCAAACCTCTCTTTAGCTATCATTGCAGATTTCAGTCCCCCCATCTCTCTTTGGACTTCAAAACCTTTCAAGATCAGCTCCAACTCCATAAAACTGGTGGATGAGGAAACCATGTTCGACCTCTTGGTCAATTTTATTGAAGATGTCCTTCGTTATGGCTCAAACAAGAACAGCTCCTTCCTCGATTTCCTTAAACTGGATTCTGTCTCCAACTTTGAAGACATATTCAATTTCACGTTTCTCACTCTATTATTCCTCGTTTGCATCTATGAAGCACCTGCGGATCTACGTTCCGAATGTCTAAATACTCTTAAGAATCACCTAGCAAATTGTCGGTCAAGACAGGCAACAAAGTTGCTCATGAAACTCTTGGGCTCTAATCTAGAAGAGCAATGGATGCGGTCCATAAACCTTGCAATTACTAGTTGGAATACAGAACTCCAAGCCACCCACCACTCTCTCAAAGCACCATCACCTCTGTTTTCTTATGCAATTTCAACCTTCGGGCTGTGGAAGGTTCAATTATACTGTCCAGTCAAAGCCATGGATATCGAAAATTCGAGCAACCCTTCTGCTGATGAGCGATTGCAATTTTCTCTAACTTTCCACCAACTTGAAGGCGTTGTCCAGTTCAATTACAAAGTAGTGATTCAAGAGACGTGGGTCGACGTTATGGTGAACACTGATAACATACG GTGTGACGTTATTAGACTTGTGAATGAAACCCTCATGAATGAACGGGGAGTTGGAGCATCCGAAAAACACTTTCCCTCGCGAATTTCTTTGCAACTTACTCCAATTCGTCAAAACAAGATACTGAGCCTTTCAGTGAGTAAGTCATCTGAGAATCCAGCAATAGAGTTCGGCTACGAAAGAGGTATAGAAGCCGGATTCGAACCACAAAACACATACTTGGGACTCAAGGTATCAGTTGGAGAGACCACGACTATGAGTCTGAAGCCATGGAAGTTCGAAGAATCCGTTGATGGCTATAGTGCAAACTTGAATTGGTTTCTCCATGATACCATGGATGGAAGAGAAGTATTCTCTTCCAAGCCTTCAAAGCTTGCATTACTCAATCCCAAGGCTTGGTTTAGAGACCGATACTCGAGCTCATACCGGCCATTCAATAGGCAAGGAGGAGTAATTTTTGCTGGGGATGAGTATGGGAATAGAGTGTGCTGGAAGGTGGACAAAAGTGCCGTAGGAAGGAGCATGGAGTGGGAACTAAGAGGGTGGATTTGGTTAACTTACTGGCCtaacaaatataaaacattttattacgAGACCAGGAGGCTGGAATTTAGAGAAATCCTTGATCTTCCCATTGCTTAA
- the LOC108991825 gene encoding biotin carboxyl carrier protein of acetyl-CoA carboxylase-like yields the protein MESAALLRSFHCSVVGTTSHVCSSLEKPSLLHIHNASWPISSKSCIQGSTITGKPFVSSTKRKGMVVSSVKTSEATETSKSDVSSHSVIQGSLEKKAPLGATFPNGFEALVLEVCDETEVAELKLKVGDFEMHLKRNIGATAAPMSGMSPITPPPVPTKPMVESAPVAPPPSPSKASSPFTNVPVEKSSKLLALEASGSSGFVLVSSPTVGSFRRGRTVKGKKQPPICKEGDVIKEGQVIGYLDQFGTELPVKSDKAGEILKLLFDDGEAVGYGDPLIALLPSFHGIQ from the exons ATGGAGTCTGCCGCTCTTCTCCGATCCTTTcact GTTCTGTTGTTGGAACTACTTCACACGTGTGCTCTTCACTTGAGAAGCCTAGTCTGCTACACATACATAATGCTAGCTGGCCTATTTCAAGTAAATCATGCATTCAAGGATCAACAATTACTGGGAAGCCCTTTGTTTCATCAACGAAGCGGAAGGGAATGGTTGTATCATCTGTGAAGACATCTGAAGCTACAGAAACATCTAAGTCCGATG TTTCTTCACATAGTGTTATTCAAGGCTCGTTGGAGAAGAAGGCTCCACTCGGTGCTACTTTTCCTAATGGATTTGAG GCACTGGTACTAGAAGTCTGTGACGAGACAGAAGTTGCTGAGCTGAAACTAAAG GTTGGAGATTTTGAAATGCATCTGAAGCGGAACATTGGAGCCACAGCAGCTCCTATGTCCGGAATGTCACCAATTACACCACCACCAGTTCCAACTAAACCCATGGTTGAATCGGCACCTGTAGCCccaccaccatcaccatcaAAAGCTTCTAGTCCATTTACAAATGTGCCCGTGGAGAAGTCTTCAAAGTTACTAGCATTAGAGGCTTCTGGATCAAGTGGATTTGTCCTGGTATCATCCCCAACG GTTGGCTCATTTAGAAGGGGCAGAACGGTGAAAGGGAAGAAGCAACCTCCTATCTGTAAAGAG GGTGATGTAATAAAGGAAGGACAAGTAATTGGATATTTGGATCAGTTTGGCACTGAACTTCCTGTGAAG TCAGATAAGGCTGGAGAAATCTTAAAGCTCCTCTTTGATGATGGAG AAGCTGTTGGTTACGGAGACCCTCTTATTGCTCTCTTACCGTCGTTTCATGGTATCCAGTGA
- the LOC108991823 gene encoding protein RETICULATA-RELATED 5, chloroplastic-like, which yields MKPHTCRGLGTPPPSPLHKSSSLRPSCAPPLKPLRHRVFRQYPTVKRRHLILSVTDPQYSCTAPARRHVLLAPLLTAGGWVLRSALARAEDKPQDSSTPEKSPVSPTVVEKKEDIIVSRIYDATVIGEPTAVGKDKIKVWEKLMNARIVYLGEAEHVPIRDDKDLELEIVRNLTKRCTESDRPISLALEAFPCDMQEQLNQYMDKRIDGETLKSYTSHWPPQSWQEYQPLLSYCRDNGIRLVACGTPLKVLRIVQAEGIRRLSKADRRLYAPPAGSGFVSGFTSVSRRSPIDMNSPSLSVPFGPSLYLSAQARVVEEYTMAQIILQNIVDGGATGMLVVITGASHIMFGSRGTGVPARISKKMQKKNQVVILLDPERQQIRREGEVPVADFLWYSAARPCSRNCFDRAEISRVMNAAGRRRDALPQDLQKGLDLGLVSPEVLQNFFDMEKYPLISELTHRFQGFRERLLADPKFLHRLAIEEAISITTTLLAQYERRKENFFEELDYVITDTVRGSVVDFFTVWLPAPTLSFLSYADEMKVPDSMDTLQGLLGYIPDNAFQKNIVGKDWNLSHRVASVLFGGLKLASVGFISSIGAVAAANVLFVIRRFLNPALIANQGNKRSPVLKTAVVYGCFLGTSANLRYQIIAGIVEHRISDEFSSHILLVNMLSFVARTVNSYWGTQQWVDLARFTGLQARKSGAPPFEISDSPNHAALGGGITEDATVDEIKNQ from the exons ATGAAGCCCCACACTTGCAGAGGCTTGGGCACTCCTCCTCCATCGCCACTACATAAAAGCTCTAGTCTCCGCCCCTCATGTGCTCCGCCTCTCAAACCTCTTCGCCACCGAGTTTTCCGCCAATATCCAACCGTGAAACGCCGCCACTTAATACTCTCAGTTACAGACCCCCAATATTCATGTACCGCACCCGCCCGGCGCCACGTCTTACTCGCTCCCCTTCTAACCGCCGGCGGTTGGGTTCTGCGGTCGGCGCTCGCGCGTGCGGAAGACAAGCCTCAGGACTCCTCCACACCGGAGAAATCACCCGTGTCTCCGACGGTTGTGGAGAAGAAGGAGGATATCATTGTTTCGAGGATTTACGATGCGACGGTGATCGGAGAGCCTACAGCCGTGGGGAAGGATAAGATTAAGGTGTGGGAGAAGTTGATGAATGCGAGGATTGTGTATTTGGGAGAAGCCGAGCACGTCCCGATCCGAGACGACAAGGACTTGGAGCTCGAGATTGTGAGGAATTTGACAAAACGGTGCACAGAGTCTGATAGGCCCATATCTTTAGCTCTGGAGGCGTTTCCCTGCGATATGCAGGAGCAGCTTAATCAGTATATGGATAAAAG GATAGATGGAGAAACATTGAAGTCTTATACATCACACTGGCCACCTCAAAGCTGGCAGGAGTATCAGCCTCTTCTAAGCTACTGTCGTGATAATGGAATACGCCTCGTTGCTTGCGGTACTCCGCTCAAG GTTTTAAGAATTGTCCAAGCAGAAGGAATTCGCAGGCTTTCAAAGGCTGATCGTAGATTATATGCTCCTCCAGCTGGCTCGGGCTTTGTTTCGGGCTTCACTTCCGTCTCACGCAGATCACCAATTGATATGAATTCACCAAGTCTATCTGTCCCTTTTGGGCCAAGTTTGTACCTATCTGCACAAGCAAGAGTAGTTGAGGAATATACAATGGCCCAGATAATTTTACAGAACATAGTGGATGGAGGAGCCACTGGGATGCTAGTGGTCATAACAGGTGCAAGCCACATTATGTTTGGATCTAGGGGAACGGGGGTGCCtgcaagaatttcaaaaaagatgcaaaagaaaaatcaagtgGTTATATTACTTGATCCTGAAAGGCAACAAATAAGGAGAGAGGGGGAGGTTCCTGTTGCTGATTTCTTGTGGTATTCTGCTGCTAGACCCTGCAGTAGAAATTGTTTTGATCGTGCTGAGATTTCTCGAGTAATGAATGCAGCTGGCCGGAGGCGAGATGCCCTTCCTCAG GACCTTCAAAAGGGACTTGATCTTGGTTTAGTATCACCAGAGGTACTACAGAACTTCTttgatatggagaaatatcCCCTGATTTCAGAACTTACTCACCGTTTCCAG GGTTTCAGGGAAAGATTGTTGGCAGATCCCAAGTTCTTGCATAGATTAGCTATAGAGGAAGCTATATCTATAACAACTACTCTCCTAGCACAGTATGAGAGGCGCAAAGAAAATTTCTTTGAAGAGCTTGACTATGTCATCACGGATACTGTCAGAGGATCGGTTGTCGATTTCTTTACAGTTTGGCTTCCTGCTCCAACTCTATCGTTCCTTTCATATGCTGATGAGATGAAGGTGCCTGACAGCATGGACACTTTGCAAGGTCTCCTTGGCTACATCCCTGATAATGCATTTCAAAAGAATATTGTTGGGAAGGACTGGAATCTCAGTCATAGAGTTGCATCAGTGCTTTTTGGTGGTTTGAAACTTGCTAGTGTTGGGTTTATTTCCAGTATTGGAGCTGTAGCTGCCGCAAATGTGTTATTTGTGATTCGTAGATTTCTTAATCCAGCTCTGATTGCTAATCAGGGCAATAAAAGATCCCCAGTACTCAAAACAGCTGTTGTATATGGATGCTTTCTTGGAACATCAGCAAATCTTCGTTATCAG ATTATTGCTGGAATAGTGGAGCATAGAATTTCTGATGAATTTTCTTCtcatattttacttgtgaataTGCTATCTTTTGTTGCTCGGACAGTCAACTCTTACTGGGGAACTCAG CAATGGGTTGATCTTGCACGGTTTACTGGACTGCAAGCTCGGAAGAGTGGAGCACCCCCTTTTGAAATATCAGATTCTCCTAATCATGCCGCATTGGGAGGTGGCATCACAGAAGATGCCACTGTTGATGAAATTAAGAATCAATAA
- the LOC108991826 gene encoding arogenate dehydrogenase 1, chloroplastic-like gives MSVSSEHSDVASRTLRIGIVGFGPFGQFLGKTMIRQGHLLRATSRTDYSQLCAHMGISFFRDIGAFFEADNDVVLICTSILSLTEVVRSMPLDHLKRPTLFADVLSVKEHPRNVLLRVVPEESDVLCTHPMFGPQSGKDGWKGLTFMYDRVRIRDEGICSSFLHIFQSEGCRMLEMSCQEHDKVAARSQFITHTIGRILSEMEIQSTTIDTKGFEALVQLKESTVGDSFDLFSGLFVHNRFAQQELQNLELALNKVKQKLVEKMGEEEQD, from the exons ATGTCTGTTTCATCTGAGCACTCTGATGTGGCTTCAAGGACTCTGAGAATAGGCATAGTAGGCTTCGGACCGTTCGGGCAGTTTCTGGGAAAGACCATGATCAGACAAGGCCACCTTCTACGGGCAACTTCTCGGACTGATTACTCTCAGCTCTGTGCCCATATGGGTATCTCCTTCTTCAG GGATATAGGTGCGTTTTTTGAAGCAGATAACGACGTAGTCCTGATTTGCACCTCTATCCTCTCTCTAACAGAGGTTGTCCGGTCAATGCCGCTGGATCATCTGAAACGGCCAACACTTTTCGCCGATGTACTCTCGGTCAAAGAGCACCCAAGAAACGTTCTATTGCGA GTAGTGCCAGAGGAGTCGGACGTGCTTTGCACTCACCCAATGTTTGGTCCGCAGAGCGGGAAAGATGGTTGGAAAGGCCTAACCTTCATGTACGACAGAGTTCGAATCAGAGATGAAGGTATCTGCTCAAGCTTTCTccatatttttcaaagcgaG GGTTGCAGAATGCTGGAGATGTCTTGCCAAGAACATGATAAAGTGGCCGCTAGGAGCCAGTTTATAACTCACACCATTGGCAG GATACTGTCAGAAATGGAGATCCAGTCGACAACCATAGACACAAAGGGCTTCGAGGCACTTGTTCAACTG AAAGAAAGCACCGTGGGAGATAGTTTTGATCTGTTTAGCGGGTTATTCGTACATAATCGGTTTGCCCAACAAGAG CTTCAAAACCTTGAACTCGCTCTCAATAAAGTCAAACAGAAGCTGGTAGAGAAGATGGGGGAGGAGGAACAGGATTGA